The genomic window TTTTTGTCAAGAAAGAAGTGTTCATAGAAGTCATCCACATCCCTGATCTCATAGCTGGTCGGCAGAGAAGATTTCTCAAGCAGGGCTTTGACGCGTTCGGCTTCTGCCTCGCTCATCAACCCAAGCTCCACGGCAAGGGCATTGGCCATTACCATACCTATGGCAACCGCTTCCCCGTGCAGATAGGTCGTGTAATTCGTCTCATTCTCCACTACGTGGCCAAAGGTATGGCCGTAGTTGAGTACCGCACGTATGCCTGCTTCCTTCTCATCCTGATTGACCACCCATGCCTTGAGTTCGACACTTCTTCGAATGGTCTCTTTGAGTACCTCTTCATCCCGGAGGTCCGCCTCCACAAGGAATTCGAAATAGTCTCTGTCGAACATCACAGCCATTTTGACGATCTCCGCCACACCGGCTGCAAATTCACGTTCAGGCAGTGTTTTGAGAAAAGCAGGATCGATATAGACAGCCCTGGGCTGATAGAACGCACCGATCAGGTTTTTGCCGTATTTGTTGTTCACACCGGTCTTCCCGCCCACACTGGCATCGACCTGGCTCAGCAGTGTTGTGGGTATCTGAATAAAATCGATCCCTCTCTGATAGAGGCTGGCCGTAAAGCCTGTCATGTCGCCTATGACGCCGCCGCCGAATGCGATGAGCAGGGATTTCCTGTCGAACTTATGCTCAAAAAGCTCGTTGAGGATCGTCTCTACCGTTTCAAGTTTCTTGTACTCCTCACCATCTGGAACAGTGATCACTTCAAGCTGCGGTGCATCGATATGGGCAAGCAGGGTTTGAAGATGGTAGCCGGCAACCGTAGGATTGGTCACGACCGCCACTTTGGTATCGAAGGTAAGCTGGGGCAATGCATCGATAGTGATATCGTACGTGATTTTCTTTCTGTTTTCCAATTCTATAGGGACGATCATTCAGGGTAACCTCGGGTTTATAATATAAGATAAAATTTTGTTTTATTTTATCTTATATGCCCTTAATATGCCCTATTGCCCCTCACTCAGAGCAAAAGGCACCAGTAGTTTTGGATGGTTTTTCGTGGTAAGCAGGAAGTCCTGAACCCGTGTGGAGACCAGTTTCAGGATATTGTAACGGTTAAGTTCTTTTTCAAAAGGCACGATCTGCAGTATGTCTACCATTTTTTCCAACTCCCTTATGGGGTTAGCGACCTTCTGTTCAATATGGATATCCATACTGAAGATATGTGTCAGCGTTTCATAGTGTTCAATGATCATCTTTTTGCTTTCGAAGTCACCCTCCGGGTCGAAATCACAGAGGGAAAGTTTGAGTTCGAGTGATTCTGAAATATCGAATGCCGTTGAGGAGATGGATTCCATTTTCTCATTCTCATTTTCCATCAGGACCACGGCTTCCTTGACATTGTAAAGGAGGTCGTCCCCGAAGAGATAGACCACTTTTCTAAGCTCATAAAGTGTCTCTTGCAGATTTTCAGACTCGAAACGATCGATACTGTTGAGTACCAGTCCGATATCATACTCTCCTATGTCATATTCGATCAGGGCCTTGATATCCTGGTCATCATAGCAGGTGGTAATGATGACATTCTCCGTCTCACAGGCTTTGAGTTCCTCCATCATCTTGAAGTCGTTGGGGTAGAGAATGCGCACATAGAGCTTCTTCTCTTCCAGTTTTTCAAGCAGGTAGATGCTCTCCTGGAGGTAAAGCATTGCATTGTCATGGTCAAAACGAAGGTCGAGTATGAGGTAGAGATCACGTCCGAAGGGTTCCGGGAAAAGACCGATGCGCTTGTTGATCGTCTTGTAGACACCATTGAGTACGATGGGTTTTCCCAGTATCAGGAGTGTGTCGTTGGGACGTATCATCGTGGCATTGTTGGGGATGATCTGCTTGTCGTTCCGGTAGATCGCTGCGATCTTCCATTTCCGCTGCAGGATGGACCCTACATGCCTGAAGGCATAGGTACTGCCGAAAGGGACATGCACCTCCATGATCTCCCCCTGCCCCAGACCCACGTTCTGGGCGACAACAGGGACATTGGGCAAATGGTCATACAGGTGTGCTGCGATCAGTTCGCCCACATGCAGCAGCGTAACGTTTTCCATATCTTCACCCACAGTCTCTTCATCCCACTGGTTCACCAGTACGATCCGTGCTTTGTCATCAATGAGCCGCAGATTGGTCAGAGAATATCTTGCATCGTCTATCTCTTTCATTACGATGAATACAAGCGCATATTTGTGTTCCGACATGATCTTGTCAAGCTTATAGAAGGAGGTCGGGTCCGCCTCTATCAGGCTGATGTTCTTACCCACCTTTTCGGGAATAACATCTTCGTTATAGTAGGTCACATAGTAATGGTTCTCCGCTACTCTCTTCTTGTCGATCCATTCCAGAAAATGTTTGGCAATACTACCGTCAGCGAGTATAAGTATATTCTTCATTTATGACCTATTTGGGTATAATCCCCCAGTTAATTTGGGAGATATTATAACACAATGCAATTTCAGATAGATAAAACAGACGGCAAAGCCAGAGCCTGCACCATCAAGACGGCTCACTCTACTGTACAGACACCCGTTTTCATGCCTGTAGGTACCGTAGGTGCCGTCAAAGCCCTCGATGCGACCGACCTTGCCACCTTCATCAAACCGGAGATCATACTTGCCAACACCTACCATATGTACATACGTCCCGGAGATGAGGTCGTTGCAAAGATGGGCAAACTCCACGGCTTCACGAAATACCCGAAGAGCTTTCTGACCGACAGCGGCGGCTTTCAGGCCTTCTCGCTCTCTGACAATGTCAAGATAGACGAAGGCGGCATCACGTTTCGGAGCCATCTGGACGGCTCAAAGCATTACTTTACCCCGACCAAGGTCATAGACATACAGCACAACCTTGGCTCCGACATCATGATGATCCTCGATGACCTGGTCGCCCTGCCCGCCACACAGGAGCGTATTGCTGCAAGTATTGACCGTACAACACGCTGGGCAGAAGAGTCCATAGTGTATTTCAGGGCCAAACAGAAAGAAGGTATCGGTGTGGAACAGAACATTTTTGCCATTATCCAGGGTGGAACAGACAAAGCTTTCAGAGAGAAGTCTGCCAAAGAGCTTTGCGCTTTGGACTATGACGGTTTTGCCATCGGCGGACTGAGCGTGGGAGAAGCCAATCAGGATATGTACGATACTGTGGAGTGGACCACCCAGTTCATGCCCAAGGAAAAACCACGTTACCTGATGGGTGTGGGAACACCTGAAGACCTGGTAGAGAATGTCTCAAGGGGTGTCGATATGTTCGACTGTGTCATGCCGACTCGAAATGCAAGGAACGGTACCCTTTTTACATCATTCGGAAAAGTGAACATCAAAAAAGCGGAATATACAATCGATGAAAAGCCGATAGACCCCGAATGCAACTGTATGGTCTGTCAGACCTACTCACGTGCTTATCTCAGGCATCTTTTCAGAGCCAGGGAGATCACCTACTTCAGGCTGGCAACCATTCATAATCTGTATTATTATTTAAATTTGATGAAAGAGATGAGAGAAGCGATTCTTGAAGAACGCTTTGATGCCTTCAAGGCAGCGTTCTATAAAAAAAGAGAGCAATAGGAACTTAGGAGAATTTCTTCTTCCAGTAATTTACCCAGGCAAGCTTGAGTTTGTGTCTGGGCACTCTGCTCAATCTTTTGGGCAGATTGTGTCTCAGGTTTCTTTCGAGTTTTTTACTGAGTTTTTTGTTTTTCATAATGGCCTTGAAACCGCCGGCACCCTGCTGGTGTGTACCATAGATCGAAAAGGCATTCACTTTGAGACCGTTACGTTTCAGACTGCGGATATTGTCAGCCATGATCGCTTCGAAGATTCTGTCCTGATTTTTCGGAAGTTTCCATTTACTATAGGGAATTTTCAGTTTCTTCGCATAGGCCCTTGCTGTCTTGGGCATGATCTGATAGCGTCCGTAGGCACCGCTTTTGCGGTTTCGTGTATGATAATTTCCTGTCGTTGATTCGACCTTGACCACTTTTTTAACGATCTGCCTCATTGTTTCGGGTTTCAGTCCGGCTGTTTTTGCCAGCTTGGCATAGGCATGGGAAGAGGTGGTCGTCAGAACGAAGGTTGCCAGTAAGGCATAGAATTTGCTGGTGAACAGTTTGCGTGTCAGTCGTGAAAGAAGTGTCTTGCTATGGGTCTGTTTCATTTTGGTCATGGTTACTCCGATAATAAGATCCTTTAAATGTATATTAAGAAGATGTACCGGGTGAGACATTTATCACCTGTAACAACTTTTTGTTGGAGAAATGATATACTAAAGAAGTTAATCGTTAAATAACCTACGCTTAACTTTAGATTAAAGCTATAAAATAATTCTATATTTAATATTAATTAGTATTTAGCGTCTATACGGGACTTTTGCACTGGGTGTCTTCCTCGATGTCTTGTCAAGATGTACATCCTGGTCATCAAAGAAGATGTCTGCTTTGAACGATTTGACCACCCTTCGTTTCTCCACACCGCCAAGAAAAAAAGCCTCATCGACACGCACTCCCCAGGCATCAAACGTTCGGATGACCCTTTCAAAGGTCGAAAAGTTCCTTGCCGTAATGAGCGACGTTTTGATAGGTGCCTGCTCCATGGGAAACTCTTTCTGAATACGTGATATCACTTTGAGCAGCTTGGCAAAAGGGCCTTTGGGCAGCGGCTTCCTGGCATTCTTCTTCTCATGCTTCAGGAAGGCTTCCAGGCCGTGCTTCCTGTAGATCCTTTCGGATTCGTCCGAAAAGAGCACCGCATCTCCGTCAAAGGCGATACGTACGTCTTTCCGCTTTCCTTTCTTCTTGTACTTTTTCGGAATGATCCGCGCCGCAGCGATACCGACATTGATGGCCTCCTGTACATCCTCCTCATGTGCGGAGAGGAAGAGGTCCACATCGAAAGCTTTGAGATAGTTGGAAATGAGCGTCCCCGCCGTCCAACCCGCCCTGTCGATGTCGAGGCCGTACTTGTCGATGGAGTTCTTGATGCGAAGCCCAGTAGCGGCATTGTTGCGTGAGAGCACGATCACTTCGATGAGCTTGTCATCGAAATGCCTGTTGATACGCAGGATATTCTTAACAAAATCGAAGGCGGCACCGCGTTTGAGCAGTTTGTTCTCATTCTTTATCTGGTATCTGTAATATTTTTCCAGACCTTTCTTCTCGAACATCTCATTCTCCTCTTCCAGGTCGAAAAGTGCCCGGGAAGAGATAGCGATAACCAGTTTTTTCTTCAGATCATAAGCCATAAGCGTACTCTTTTTTATAGATTTGATGAAGTATAACACAAACTTCATCTGTGAATCGATTTTGACACATTTTTGACACAAATCTTTGCTATAATGGTTCTCTATATTGAACAGAAGGATGGAACATATGAGTTTTGGGAATATTGTACTGCTTGTCATTGTGGGTATCGCGGCATACCTGATCGCTATTTACAACAAATTCGTTTCACTGAGGGCCGGGATCGATGCTGCATGGTCCGACATCGACGTGCAGCTCAAACGCCGCTACGATCTTATACCGGCACTGGTAGATACCGTGAAAGG from Sulfurovum riftiae includes these protein-coding regions:
- the aroB gene encoding 3-dehydroquinate synthase, encoding MIVPIELENRKKITYDITIDALPQLTFDTKVAVVTNPTVAGYHLQTLLAHIDAPQLEVITVPDGEEYKKLETVETILNELFEHKFDRKSLLIAFGGGVIGDMTGFTASLYQRGIDFIQIPTTLLSQVDASVGGKTGVNNKYGKNLIGAFYQPRAVYIDPAFLKTLPEREFAAGVAEIVKMAVMFDRDYFEFLVEADLRDEEVLKETIRRSVELKAWVVNQDEKEAGIRAVLNYGHTFGHVVENETNYTTYLHGEAVAIGMVMANALAVELGLMSEAEAERVKALLEKSSLPTSYEIRDVDDFYEHFFLDKKSANNSIKFILPQGIGGHKIVKDIDESVVKNVLRSFGAGQ
- a CDS encoding COG3400 family protein yields the protein MKNILILADGSIAKHFLEWIDKKRVAENHYYVTYYNEDVIPEKVGKNISLIEADPTSFYKLDKIMSEHKYALVFIVMKEIDDARYSLTNLRLIDDKARIVLVNQWDEETVGEDMENVTLLHVGELIAAHLYDHLPNVPVVAQNVGLGQGEIMEVHVPFGSTYAFRHVGSILQRKWKIAAIYRNDKQIIPNNATMIRPNDTLLILGKPIVLNGVYKTINKRIGLFPEPFGRDLYLILDLRFDHDNAMLYLQESIYLLEKLEEKKLYVRILYPNDFKMMEELKACETENVIITTCYDDQDIKALIEYDIGEYDIGLVLNSIDRFESENLQETLYELRKVVYLFGDDLLYNVKEAVVLMENENEKMESISSTAFDISESLELKLSLCDFDPEGDFESKKMIIEHYETLTHIFSMDIHIEQKVANPIRELEKMVDILQIVPFEKELNRYNILKLVSTRVQDFLLTTKNHPKLLVPFALSEGQ
- the tgt gene encoding tRNA guanosine(34) transglycosylase Tgt, with translation MQFQIDKTDGKARACTIKTAHSTVQTPVFMPVGTVGAVKALDATDLATFIKPEIILANTYHMYIRPGDEVVAKMGKLHGFTKYPKSFLTDSGGFQAFSLSDNVKIDEGGITFRSHLDGSKHYFTPTKVIDIQHNLGSDIMMILDDLVALPATQERIAASIDRTTRWAEESIVYFRAKQKEGIGVEQNIFAIIQGGTDKAFREKSAKELCALDYDGFAIGGLSVGEANQDMYDTVEWTTQFMPKEKPRYLMGVGTPEDLVENVSRGVDMFDCVMPTRNARNGTLFTSFGKVNIKKAEYTIDEKPIDPECNCMVCQTYSRAYLRHLFRAREITYFRLATIHNLYYYLNLMKEMREAILEERFDAFKAAFYKKREQ
- a CDS encoding transglycosylase SLT domain-containing protein translates to MTKMKQTHSKTLLSRLTRKLFTSKFYALLATFVLTTTSSHAYAKLAKTAGLKPETMRQIVKKVVKVESTTGNYHTRNRKSGAYGRYQIMPKTARAYAKKLKIPYSKWKLPKNQDRIFEAIMADNIRSLKRNGLKVNAFSIYGTHQQGAGGFKAIMKNKKLSKKLERNLRHNLPKRLSRVPRHKLKLAWVNYWKKKFS
- a CDS encoding 5'-nucleotidase: MAYDLKKKLVIAISSRALFDLEEENEMFEKKGLEKYYRYQIKNENKLLKRGAAFDFVKNILRINRHFDDKLIEVIVLSRNNAATGLRIKNSIDKYGLDIDRAGWTAGTLISNYLKAFDVDLFLSAHEEDVQEAINVGIAAARIIPKKYKKKGKRKDVRIAFDGDAVLFSDESERIYRKHGLEAFLKHEKKNARKPLPKGPFAKLLKVISRIQKEFPMEQAPIKTSLITARNFSTFERVIRTFDAWGVRVDEAFFLGGVEKRRVVKSFKADIFFDDQDVHLDKTSRKTPSAKVPYRR